The Burkholderia pyrrocinia genomic sequence GCCGAAGGAGCAGGTCGAACGCTGCATGGCCGGCTGGCAGCGTGCGGTGCGCGCCGCGAAGGCGTGGGCCGACGACACCCAGTAATCGTCAGCCATCCGTACGAAATACAACAACACCGGCGGACCGCGCAGCGCGCGAGTCCGCCGCGACATACGAGAGACAAGCATGTCACCTTATATTGCAGAATTCATCGGCACCGCGATCCTCGTGCTGCTCGGCAACGGCGCGGTCGCGAACGTGCTGCTTGCGAAGACCAAGGGCAAGGGCGCGGACCTGATCGTGATCGTGTGGGGCTGGGCGATGGCCGTATTCGTCGCCGTCTACGTGACCGCGTCGTTCAGCGGCGCGCACCTGAACCCGATCGTGACGATCAGCCTCGCGCTCGCGGGCAAGTTCGCGTGGTCGAAAGTCGGCGGCTACATCGTCGCGCAGATGCTCGGCGGGATGGCGGGCGCACTGCTCGTGTGGCTCGCATATCGCCAGCACTTCGCGAAGGAAGCCGATGCGGACCTGAAGCTCGCGGTGTTCTGCACGGCGCCCGCGATCCGCAGCGTCCGGCACAACGTGCTGACCGAGGCGATCTGCACGTTCGTGCTGATCCTCGGCGTGCTGTATCTCGCATCGCCGCAGGTCGGCCTCGGCGCGCTCGACGCGCTGCCCGTCGGCCTGCTCGTACTCGGCATCGGCATCTCCCTCGGCGGCCCGACCGGCTATGCGATGAGCCCCGCGCGCGACCTCGCGCCGCGCCTGATGCATGCGCTGCTGCCGATTCCCGGCAAGCGCGACAGCGACTGGCGCTATGCGTGGATTCCGGTGGTCGGCCCGCTGATCGGCGGCTCGCTCGCAGCCGTGCTCTATCTGCAACTGCACGTGCCGCACTGACGTAGCCCGTCGCATCGACGAAGCAACACAGCCCGCGTGCCGGAAGGCCGCGGGCTGTTTTTCATCGGGCGTTGCGCCTACCGCCTACGCGCCGTCTGTCGGCAACAGCGACTTCAGCTTCACGTTCGCATCGGCGACCATCGCGGGCGCCACCGCGGCGCCGCGTTCGACCAGCGTCCTCGCCAGCTTCATCTCCTTGACGAATCCGGACGCGCGGCCGAAGCCGCTCGCCGCGACGAGCCGTCCGCCCGCGTCGAAATGAAAGTGGATTTCCGCATCGTCGCCGAGCACGCGCGCAACCGACCGTTCACCGAGCGCCGGCTCCCCGGCCACCTGCAATTGCGCGTCGTACTGATCCGACCAGAACCACGGCATCTCTCGATACGGTTCGTCGGCGCCGAGCATGTTGCGCGCGGCGGCGCGCGCCTGGGTCTCGGCACCGTGCCATGTCTCCTGCCGGACCGGTCGCCCCGACAACGTACTCGGAAACACCGCGACGTCGCCGGCCGCATGGATGCCGCGCGCCGACGTCTCGAGCCGAGCGTTCACGACGATGCCGCGATCGACCGCGAGGCCCGCGTCGCGCGCCAGCTCGTCGGCCGGTTCGATGCCGATGCCGGCCACGACCGTATCGGCGATCAGCGTGTCGCCGTCGTCGAGCGCGACGGCCAGCGCGCCGCCCGAGGTCCGCTCGATCGCAACGGGTTTCCGGTTCACGCGGATCGCCACGCCCTGCTCCTCGTGAAGCGCGTGCACGCGCGCCGCGATCGTCTCCGGCACCGCGAGCCCGAGCAGGCGCGGTGCGGCGTCGAGCACGGTCACGCGGCAGCCGCGCCGCCGCGCCGACGCCGCGACTTCGAGACCGATGAAGCCGCCGCCGATCAGCACGATCCGCGCGTCGGGCACGAGCCGCGCGCCGAGTGCCGCCGCGTCGTCGAGCGTGCGCAATGCAAACACGCCGTCGAGCGCCGCGCCCGGAATCGCGAGGCGGCGCGCGCGAGCGCCGGTCGCGAGCAGCAGCGCGTCGTAGCCGAACACCCGGCCGCCGGACACGCACACTTCGCGTGCGTGCGGATCGATGCGCTCGACCGTCGCGACGACCGGCTCGATGCCGTCGGCCGCCCATGCGTCCGGATCGCGCAACCGGCACTGCGCCGCGCTGCGCTCGCCCGTCAGCACGCCCTTCGACAACGGCGGCCGCTCGTACGGCAGGTGCGACTCCGCGCCGATCAGCACGATGCGCCCGTGCCAGCCGGACTCGCGCAGCACCTGCGCCGCGCGGCCGCCCGCATGGCCCGCACCGACGATCGCCATCACACGGTGGTTCGTCATCGCATCACACCTCGATCAGGACGCGGCCGCCCTCGATCTTCGCGCGGTACGTGCGCAGCTTCTCGCATGCGGGCGCGGACAGCGGCCGGCCGTCGCGCACGTCGAAGCGGCCGTTGTGCTTCGGGCATTCGATCACATGGCCCATCACGAGCCCGTCCGCGAGATGCACGCGCTCGTGCGTGCACAGGCCGTCGCTCGCATAGACCTGGCCGTCGATCCGGTAGATCGCGTACGTGCGGCCTGCGTGATCGAAGCGCGCGACGTCTTCATCGTCGATGTCGTCGAGCGCGCCGGTGTCGATCCATTGCGTCATGATGCGTGTCTCCTTGCTTGGGTTGTTCGATGTCGATCACGCGCGCGCCGTGTCCGGCACCGGCCGCACGACGTAATGGGACGGGTCGCGCGTCTGCCGGACCAGCGCCGGCACGATCTCCGCATACGCGGCGAGCGTGCTGCGGTACGGCGGCGGCATGTCGGCCTTCACGGCCTCGTGCAGCTTCGGCAGCGCGTGGAACGGCACCATCGGGAACATGTGGTGCTCGACGTGGTAGTTCATGTTCCAGTACAGGAAGCGGAACACCGGATTCATCATCACGGTGCGGCAATTGCGCCGATGATCGAGCACGTTCTCGGGCATGCCCGCGTGCTGCGTGAGGCCGAAGTACAGGTATAGCCACGCGCCGTAGAGGCTCGGCAAGCCGATGTAGAGCAGCGGCAGGAGCGTGTGCCGGTACAGCGAAGCACCGACCACGAGCGCATAGACCGCCAGATGGATACGCGACTCGCGCACGACCTTCGGCCATTCCGATTCGGGCACGTAGGTGCGCTCCTCGTCGTCGAGCCGGCCGGTGAACGCGGCCGCAATCATCTTGCGCAGTTCGCCGGCCACATGCTTCAGCGCGACGACGTTCAGCGCGAGCGCGAGCCAGTCGGTCGGCTTCGGCGCGGCGATTTCCGGATCGCGTCCGACGACCAGCGTGTCGGTGTGATGGCGCGCATGGCTCCAGCGCCATGCCGTCGCGCGGCGGAACACCTGGAACGACGCGACCTGGTACAGCGCGTCGTTCATCCAGCGCGTGCGAAACGCGGTGCCGTGCCCGCATTCGTGCCAGCGCGAATCGGCCGGGCTGCAGTAGAGCGTGCCGTACACGAAGAACGCGGGGATCGCCCACGCCGAATGCGCGCGCCAGGCCAGCCACGCGAGCACGCCGCTGGCCGCGATCGCCGCGTACCAGATCAGCGTGTCGCGGATCGCACGCGCGTCGCCGCGCTGCATCAACTGCTTCATCAGCGGCCGCGGCACCGCGCACCGGTACCACTCGGCGTTGACGAGCCCCGCCGCGTGCGCGCGCTCGCCTGCGCCGCCGATCATTCTGTATTCCTGACGGCGCGCCGCCGTGCGATCGCGCGCCTGGTCGTCGGTATGGGCCACTCGTGTCTCCTGGTTTGCTTGTGTGCGGGAAGCGCGGCAAGCGCTTCCCCCATGGAACCAAAATTAGGCGACTGGCCGCCCCCGCTCAATCGAAACGTTGACGAAATTTCGCCATCGTTTTAGCGTTCCTGACAGCGCCACGCACCCGATGATGGCGACCACGACGATGGAGACGACCATGGCAGGTGAATCCGGGCCGCGCTGGCGCAAGCGCACCGCGCGCTTCGACGAGATCGCGGCGCTCGCCGGCGTCAGCACGACCACCGTCGACCGCGTGCTGAACGAGCGCGGCAGCGTGTCGGCGCAGGCGCGCGAGCGCGTGGTCGCAGCGGCGCGGCAGCTCGGCGTGCCGCGGCAGCTGCCCGACACGCGGCACGGGCTGATCCACGTCGACGTGCTGCTGCCGGACACCGACGCGCCGTTCTTCCGGCGGCTGCAGCAGGCGCTGCAGCGCTCGCTGCAGATGCTCGACCGGCGCGTGGTCGTGCACCGGACGATCCTGCCCGCCGCGGACGACGAACGCGCCGCCGCGCTGATCGAACGGCCCGCATACCGGCGCGCGGCGCTGATCGTCACGGCACGCGACACCGCCCGCGTGCGCGATGCGCTGGCCGGCGCGATCGCGCGCGGCGAAACCGTCGTCACGATGGTCACCGACATCGGCGGCATCGATCGCGTGCACTACGCGGGCATCGACAACTACCGCGCCGGGCGCACGGCCGGCTACTACGTCGGCCGTCTGGCGGCACGCCCGGGCCGCGTGCTGCTGCTCGGCGGCCGCATGGGCTACCGCGCGCACGCCGACCGGATGGCCGGCTGCCGCGACCAGCTCGCCGACGCGTTCGCCGCGCTGCGCTGCGACGGCGAGCCGGTCGAGACGCTCGACCAGGACGACCGCTGCTACCGCGCGGTGACGAAGGCACTGCAGGCACACGACGACGTGGTCGCGATCTACAACAGCGGCGCCGGCTCGGCCGGCATCGAAGCGGCGCTGCGCAAGGCCGGCGCGACCGGCCGCGTGGTCTGGATCGGGCACGAGATGCTCGACGAGCACCGCACCTTCATCGACGCCGGTGCGATGGACCTCGCGATCGACCAGGATCCGGACGGACAGGTGATTTCCGCGCTGCAGCACGTACTGCATGCGTGCGGGATCGTCGAACAGCCGCCGCCCGGCGACCCGGTCGAATTCCGCGTGTTCTGTGCGGCGAACGTGAGGACGAGCGCCTACCTGCAGCCCTGAATGTCGCCGCGCATCGCGGCGCATGCGCGCGGCGAAAAAAATCGACCGGCGCATTGGCGATTTTTCGTCAACGTTTGTCATGCAGCCCGCGCCGCGCATCCGTACATTGGACAGCCATCCCCAGCACAACAACGGACAGGAGACGATGGCTGAATCGATCCTCATCGGCGTAAACCTCGACGGCGTGCTCGAACACGACGGCCTGCCGTTGCCCACGCCTGCCGAACGCTTCCGTATGATCGCCGGCGCCGGCGTGTTCGACTACGTCGAAAAGAACCCGTCGCGCGGCGAAGATCTGTCGCCGTATTTCGCGCTGGTCGAACGCCACGCGCTGCCGATTCGCGTGATCGGCGGCATCTGGTGCGCCGGCCGCGACGAAACGCATGTCGCCGAAATCGTCGATGCCGGCGCGCGGTTCGGCAGCACGGTGCTCAACTGCCAGCTGTACGCGCATCACGCGGACGGCCATCCGCTGTCGGACCGCGAAGTCGCCGATTTCTACCTGCGCACGTATGAACGCGGCGAGCCGGTCGGCTGCCTGCCGAGCCTCGAAGTGCACGTCGACATGTGGAGCGAGGATTTCACGCGCGTCGCGCGGGTCGCGCAGCATGTCGAGCAGGCCGGTGCGCCGTTCCGGATCACGCTCGATCATTCGCACCTGCTGTTCAAGATCGGCAATCGCGCCGAACTCGATGCGTCGGGCATTCGCGAACGGGTCGACAGCGGCAGTCTCGTGCTCGACCCCGCATCGCCGGCCGCCATCTACGCCGACTGGATCGCGCGCGGCTGGGTCCGGCATGCGCATGCGCGCAGCGTGATTCCGAACAACCCGGAGAACCGCTGGATGCGCCGCGCGGACGGCCGGCCCGGCCGCGGCATCCAGTATCCGTTCGTCGCGCCGGCACCGGGCGCCTGGCACGGCGAATGGCACGCGGCGGCGCTCGACACGTGGAAGGCCGCGCTGCGCCAGTTGCTGCAATCGCAGGCTCACGCTCGGTCGGCGCGGCTCGAGCAGATCAGTTGCGAGTTCATCCCGTTTCCCGACTACGGCGGCGGCGCACGCTATTCGATCTTCGACAACAACGTCGCATGCGCGCACTGGCTGCGCGATACATGGCACGCACTCGCCGCGCCGCCGACGGATGCGCCGGCCGACACCACCGCGCGCGACCTCACCTGATTCAGCCCCCGCCCCTACTCGACACACAAGGACAGAACGATGACGCAAGCATTCCACTTTTCGCTGAACCGGATGAGCGCGCCGCGCCTGCCGCTCGACCGCTATGTCGCACTGTGCCGGCGCCTCGGCATCGACACGATCGAAATCCGCAACGATCTCGACGGCGTCGAGATCGCCGACGGCACGCCGGCCGCCGCCGTGCGCGCGACGGCCGAAGCCGGCGGCGTGACGATCCTGACGATCAACGCGCTGCAGCGCTTCGAGCAATGGAGCGCCGAGCGCGCGGACGAAGCGACCGCGCTGGCCGACTACGCGGCGCAGTGCGGCGCGCGTGCGCTGGTGCTGTGCCCGACCAACAGCCGCGGCGACACGCGCGGCGCGGACGTGCGCCATGCGGATCTCGTGAAGGCGCTGAAGGCGCTCAAGCCGATCCTCGAAGCGCGCGGCCTGCTCGGCTTCATCGAGCCGCTCGGCTTCGACGAGTGCGCGCTGCGCCGCAAGTCCGACGCGGTGAAAGGCATTTACGACGCGGCCGGCGAACAGGTCTTCCGGCTCGTGCACGACACGTTCCACCATCACCTGTCGGGCGAGGACATCTTCTTCCCGAACCTGACGGGCCTCGTGCACATCTCTGGCGTCGACGAAGCCGACCTGCCGGTCGACCGGATGCGCGACGGCCATCGCGTGCTGGTCGGCGGCGCCGACCGGCTCGGCAACATCCGGCAGTTGCGCGAACTGCTCGCGCGCGGCTACCGCGGCGCGTTCTCGTTCGAGCCGTTCGCGAACGAAATCGCGGAAGCCGACGACATCGAAGACCGGCTGCGGGCAAGCATCGACTATGTGCGGCGCGAACTGGCGGATTGCTGAGCGTCGCCGCGGTGCGCGGCCGGCGTGACGACCCGTACACGTGACGACGCGTGCGGCCATGCACTCGATGTGCGCGCCAGGCACGGGCCCGACAGGAAGAAGACAACGGACTTAAAGAAAGAGGAGAACAGAATGATCGAATTCGCTTTGTTCGGCGCAGGAAGAATCGGCAAGATCCATGCGGCGAATCTCGCGCGCCATCCGGGCGCGAAACTGAAATACGTGATCGACCGTCACGCGCCGTCGGCCGAAGCGCTCGCACACGCACACGGCGCGCAGGTCGCCGACATCGAACGCGCACTCGGCGATGCGGCCGTGCAGGCGGTCGTGATCGCGTCGAGCACCGACACGCATGCGGACCTGATCGTCGCGGCGGCGAACGCGGGCAAGGCCGTGTTCTGCGAGAAGCCGGTCGACCTGACCGTCGAGCGCTCGCGCGCATGCGCGGACGTCGTGCGGCGCACCGGCGTGACCTGCATGATCGGCTTCCAGCGCCGTTTCGACCCGACCTTCGCCGCGCTGAAGGCGCGCGTCGAACGCGGCGAGATCGGCACGCCGGAGATGCTGGTCGTCACGAGCCGCGACCCGGGCGCGCCGCCCGTCGACTACATCCGCAGCTCGGGCGGCATCTTCAAGGACATGCTGATCCACGATTTCGACGTGTTCCGCTGGATCCTCGGCGACGAGGCGCAGACGCTGCACGCGACCGGCAGTTGCCTGACCGACCCGGCCGTGCTCGATGCCGGCGACATCGATTCGACCGCCGTGACGATCCGCACGCGGCGCGGGCTGCTGTGCCAGATCAACACGTCGCGGCGCGCGGCCTACGGCTACGACCAGCGCTTCGAGCTGCTCGGCAGCAACGGGATGCTGCAGGCCGGCAACGTGCGGCCGACCGAGGTGAGCGCGTGGCTGGCCGGCGGCATCGCGACGGACGTGCCGGAGCCGTTCTTCCTCGAGCGCTACCGGCATGCGTACGCGGCCGAGATCGCGCACTTCGTCGACGCGCTGCGCGACGGCACGCCGGTCAGGACGACGATCGACGACGGGCTCGCCGCGCTCGAGCTGGCCGAGGCCGCGATGACGTCGTGGAAAACGGGGCGCGTGATCGAGATGTGACGCGAACGATGGCGGCCCGTGCAAGCGGACCGCCGCCGTCGCACGATCGGCAGCACACCTGTACGAAATGCTGCGACGGCACGGCCGCATCGGGCAGATTTGCCGAAACGTCGCGCGGCATGCGCGTGAAAGCACGTATCATGGCGAATCGATCGGCGTCGCCGATATCCCGCTTGTTCACCATCATGCTCGATCACCTCATCTGCGACTGCGACGGCGTGCTCGTCGACAGCGAAGTCATCGCCGACCGCGTGCTGCTCGACACGCTGACCGCCACCTTCCCGCATATCGATTTCGAAGCCGCCGCGAAGTCGGCGTTCGGCCAGCAGACGTCGCGTTTCCTCGCGGGGCTCGAATCCCGCTTCGGCGTCGAGATGCCGGCCGACTTCATCGAGACCATCGAGCACAACATCGAGATCGCGCTGGCGCAATCGCTCGCGCCGATCACCGGCGTGCGCGACGCGCTGCTGAAGGTCAGCCTGCCGGCCGCCGTCGTGTCGAACAGCCGGCTCGTGCGCGTGCGCAACTCGCTGAAGCGCGCGTCGCTCACCGAGATCTTCGGCGAACGCGTGTTCAGTTCCGAGCAGGTGTCGCGGCCGAAACCCTACCCCGACGTCTACCTGCATGCGGCGCAGACGCTCGGCGTGGCGCCGGCGCGCTGCATCGTCGTCGAGGACAGCGTATCGGGATTGAATGCCGCGCGCGCGGCGGGGATGAAGACGATCGCGTTCGTCGGCGCAAGCCACATCCCCGACAACTACGCGGACGCGCTGCGCGCGATGGGCATCACGCGGATCATGCGCAAGATGGACGAACTACCGGCGCTCGTCGAAGCCGGCATGCGCGGCGAATTCGGCGACGTGCAGTCGTGAACGTGTCGCGACGGCAGCGCTGGACGATATGCCGTCGCGAACGGAACGCGCCGTTCAGCGCAGCAGGTGCAGCGGAATTCTGCAGGGGCGCTAGCCGACCAGCCAATTGCCGCGCTTGATCAGCCAGGACATGTTGTCAGTGCGATGCCCGGCGTGAAGCCGGGCCCGCTGTACTGGCGGCCCGCCTTCACGCCGGGCCGTCGGCGCTTAACGCAGCCACTCTCGCGGGATCATCGGCGGGGTACAGCCGTGCGGGAACTTGTAGATGAGATAGCGCCCACGTGAGCCGCCAACCGCTGCTCCCGGCAAAACGGGACGCGCCGTCATAATCTCGTGGGCCGCAAACCCCGCATCGACGGTGCCCTCCGGCAATTGAATCGCGTTCTGGCCGCCTGCCCCGCCACCGACGCATGCGCGTTCCGTCATGTTGATTGTTCGCATGATTTCCCTACCTCTGTTGGTTCGTGATCGACACCCGTGCGTGACCGCCGCGGGCTCCTTGTGCAAGCACGACACCACGAACCGGACTATCGGTTCGCCATGCCGACGAGCCCGGTCGAGTATAGGTAGCGCTCCGGAAGCCGAATATCGCCGAATCGCCAAATTTCGGGACTACGCGTGCAGCCCTCTACGCGTCGCTCAAGCAGCCCTCGCGCGCAGCGGCCAGCGCCTCGCGGAATTCGACGAGTTCCGCGATCGTCAGCATCGGCAGCCCGTGCTGTCGCGCGAAACGCTCGACGTCGTCGCCGCGCGTCATCGTGCCGTCCGGATTCATCAGCTCGCACAGCACGCCAGCCGGCTTCAGGCCCGCAAGGATCGACAGGTCGACCGTGCCTTCGGTGTGACCGCGGCGCGCGAGCACGCCGCCCGGTTGCGCACGCAGCGGAAACACGTGGCCGGGACGCACGATGTCGTGCGGCTTCGCTCCGTCGGCGATCGCCGCGCGGATCGTCGTCACGCGGTCGGCCGCCGATACGCCCGTATGCACGCCTTCGCGTGCCTCGATCGAGACGGTGAACGCGGTGCCGTTGCGGCTCTCGTTGGTCTGCACCATCGGCGGCAGTTCGAGCGCGCGCACCGTGTCGTCGGTCAGGCACAGGCACACGATGCCGCTGCACTCGCGAATCAGCAGCGCCATCGTCTCGGGCGTGATGCGCTCGGCGGCGACGATCAGGTCGGCCTCGTTCTCGCGGTCGTGGTCGTCCTGCAGCACGACCGCGCGGCCCGCGCGCATCGCTTCGAGCGCAGCGGCGATGCGCGGCGGCACCGGTTCGGAATCCAGCAACGGGAGATCGGCAAAGGCGTCGGCGGGTGCCGACGAAACGGACATCAAGGACATGTGAAACGCTCCTCGCAAATACGATTTGGGCGAAAAACGTTTCAGGGCATTGCAAACAGACAGAACGACAACCCGCTTCGCACGCATCGCGAAGCGGCCCTGGCGGACATGACTATCTGCACATCTTCTCTCATCCGGACTGTGACCGTCGGCTCTGGCATTCGACCAGATCTGCTGACCCCGCGCGGTGGCGCGGGCGCTCGCGGGCTCGCCGGCTTACGCCAGCCTACCGCCGGTGGGGAATTTCGCCCCGCCCTGAAGACGCACTGATTGCCGGATGGGGGCTGCCCATCGTCGGCGGGCCAAGCATACAACAGCCGCGCGCATGGCGCAGCCAACAGCACCTAAAACCTTACTGACGACTCCGTCTAACGGCATCGTCCAGACGGCCGACGGCCGCGCTGCGGTCCCGCCCGATATGGGGACGGCAACCGCTCCGTGCGACCCGCACGATCAACCGGCCGCGTGCGCCGCGTCGGGCACGAGCCAGCGCGGCGGCACCTCGGGGCTCACCGTCACGCGAAACGCGCGCGCTTCGCTGTCGCCCGGGTTGCGCAGGCTGTACGGCTGGTCGGCATCGAACACGATCGCGTCGCCGGTCGCGAGCAACTGGCGGCGGTCATGCACGCTGACTTCAAGCGTGCCCTCGCTGACGACGAGGTTGACCGTCGTGCCGGGCGCTCGGCGCGTGCCGGGCTCCGTATGCAGCGGCGCGATCCGCAGCTCGTGGAATTCGGCCGCGGCCGGTTCGCCTTCCGGGTACAGTGCGCGCGCCGAGAAACGGCCGTTCGAGCTGACGACGCGCGACGCGCGCTCGGCCGCCAGGTGTTCGAAGCCGTTCACCGCATGGCGGCGCAGGAACGCGGCGACCGACACCTTCAGCGCCGCGGCAATCTTGCAGAGCACCTTGATCGACGGCACGCTGCGCGCCGACTCGATCTGCGCGAGCATCGCGCGCGACACGCCGGACAGCCGCGCGAGCGCATCGAGCGACAGTTGCCGCTCGGCGCGCAAGCGCGCGAGATTCACGCCGACGACCTGTTCGAGGACATCGAGCGACGCGGATGCCCGCACGTCGGCGGCGTTGCCGGACTCGAAGGAAGACACGTCGCGCACCAGCGCCAGGGATGAAGACATAGCATTGCCTCCGGGCCGCCGCGCGGCCCTGCGTATGGGGTAAGCCGGGATCGGAATCGGGTTGCGCCTGCAACGGCGCGTATCGAGACGCTATCACCCGGCCTTGCGCGGGCAAACGAAGTTATCTTCACACCGTTATCAGCATCGCGGAGGAATGCGTTTCTCGCGAACCTTTTCCTGCCGCTATGGCGTCGCCGTCACGCCACCATCGCGCCGCTCATTGTGCCGCCGGCGCCGCGCCGCGCGCCGGACCGCGCGCATCGAGCCGCATCGCGAGCCACGTGACGACGAGCGCCGCGAACGTCACCGCGACGGCAACCCACGGCAACGCATCGAGCGCGAAGCCGTGTTCCAGCGCGAGGCCGCCGAGCCACGCGCCGCCCGCATTGCCGACGTTGAACGCGCCGATATTGAGCGTCGACGCGAGATTCGGCGCGCTCGCGGCCTTCTCGACCACGCGCGCCTGCAGCGGCGGCACCGTCGCGAACGCGGCGATCCCCCACACGAATACGGTGACGGCGGCCGCGACCGGCAGGTGGCTCGTTTTGGCGAACGCGGCCATCACGGCCATCAGCGCGACGAGGATCGCGACCAGCGACGGCATCAGCGCGCGGTCGGCGAGCTTGCCGCCGATCGTATTGCCGATCGTCAGCCCCGCGCCGAACAGCACGAGGATCAGCGCGACCGAGCGCGGCGAGTAGCCCGACACCGTCTCGAGAATCGGCGCGATATACGTGAACACGACGAACACGCCGCCGAAGCCGAGCACGGTCATCAGCAGTGCGAGCCACACCTGCGGCTCCTTCAGCACGCGCACCTCGTGGCCGAGGCCGACCGGCCCGCTGTCGTGGCGGTTCGGCACGAGCGCGGCCACGCCGCCGAGCGCCAGCACGCCGAGCGCGGCGACGATCCAGAACGACGCGCGCCAGCCGAGCAGCTGGCCGACGAACGTGCCGAACGGCACGCCGAGCACGTTCGACAGCGTGAGCCCCGTGAACATCAGCGCGATCGCGCTCGCCCGCTTGTCGGCCGGCACGAGCGACGCGGCGACCACCGCGCCGATCCCGAAGAACGACCCGTGCGCGAACGACGTAACCACGCGCGCGACCATCAGCATCGCGTAGCCGGACGCGGTGGCGCACAGCACGTTGCCGACGATGAAGATCGCCATCAGCAACTG encodes the following:
- a CDS encoding MFS transporter, translating into MPIPLLALAISAFAIGTTEFIIMGLLPEVAHDLAVSLPSAGLLVTGYALGVAVGAPLLAVLTSRMPRKAALQLLMAIFIVGNVLCATASGYAMLMVARVVTSFAHGSFFGIGAVVAASLVPADKRASAIALMFTGLTLSNVLGVPFGTFVGQLLGWRASFWIVAALGVLALGGVAALVPNRHDSGPVGLGHEVRVLKEPQVWLALLMTVLGFGGVFVVFTYIAPILETVSGYSPRSVALILVLFGAGLTIGNTIGGKLADRALMPSLVAILVALMAVMAAFAKTSHLPVAAAVTVFVWGIAAFATVPPLQARVVEKAASAPNLASTLNIGAFNVGNAGGAWLGGLALEHGFALDALPWVAVAVTFAALVVTWLAMRLDARGPARGAAPAAQ
- a CDS encoding helix-turn-helix domain-containing protein, producing the protein MSSSLALVRDVSSFESGNAADVRASASLDVLEQVVGVNLARLRAERQLSLDALARLSGVSRAMLAQIESARSVPSIKVLCKIAAALKVSVAAFLRRHAVNGFEHLAAERASRVVSSNGRFSARALYPEGEPAAAEFHELRIAPLHTEPGTRRAPGTTVNLVVSEGTLEVSVHDRRQLLATGDAIVFDADQPYSLRNPGDSEARAFRVTVSPEVPPRWLVPDAAHAAG